One genomic region from Leptospiraceae bacterium encodes:
- a CDS encoding acyl-CoA dehydrogenase family protein: MIQNNYFSDNPDLMLHFEKLINWQEVIQEYEAEFEDAKKYKETGLASLEMAPSSLSEAIDYYHEVLSLIGELCGNKVSAHIADFEAEGLHYSDGKVKHPEKMAELIHSFHESGLVAASFKREYGGMGLTQVAKTLLLEMAYRCDTSFAVAMGSVNLASILQDFATEEQKQRIIPKLIQERYSVTMGLTEPNFGSDLAAVQTRAELKEGQWYISGTKRFQTMACGLNGDPAAILCLARTGSPTSGAKGLSFFLVDSKHYEIAGLEKKMGLKTSATCEVVLDKSPAELLGQQGYGLTRYVMGMLNGARMSVAAQGVGIATAAYEEARKYASERTQFAKTLEKIPVIHNILNRMQREIAGMRSLMLEAARTVDLYAWRSLRGKSEGRDEKELRKDSHIQFWNSISSTITPLAKYYNAEMANTICYDAIQIFGGAGFCEDYEVARLYRDVRIATIWDGTSQIQVNAAIGAVQTGLSGKGPFSQYLQDKLNKIKPSIELLEIFKNCKYLAELYKKLEPEKREISSEYLILSVSRFLIGLLYEEQETKLDSEEILETRRAWRKEFNIETLAKVESFLRIMNYSIGS; this comes from the coding sequence ATGATACAGAATAATTATTTTTCAGATAACCCGGACCTAATGCTTCATTTTGAAAAGCTTATAAACTGGCAGGAAGTCATACAGGAATACGAAGCTGAATTTGAGGATGCAAAAAAATACAAAGAAACAGGTCTTGCAAGCCTGGAAATGGCCCCCTCTTCCCTTTCTGAAGCCATAGATTACTATCACGAAGTCTTGAGCCTGATAGGAGAGCTTTGCGGTAACAAAGTATCGGCTCATATAGCAGATTTTGAAGCGGAGGGTCTGCATTATAGCGATGGAAAGGTAAAGCATCCGGAGAAGATGGCAGAACTCATCCATTCCTTTCATGAATCAGGACTTGTAGCAGCTTCATTTAAAAGAGAATACGGTGGGATGGGTCTTACACAAGTAGCCAAAACTTTGCTTCTCGAAATGGCTTATCGTTGTGATACTTCTTTTGCTGTAGCTATGGGAAGTGTCAACCTCGCCTCCATTCTACAGGATTTTGCTACAGAAGAACAAAAACAAAGAATTATTCCGAAACTTATTCAAGAACGATATTCCGTAACCATGGGGCTAACAGAACCCAATTTTGGTTCTGACTTAGCAGCCGTACAAACGAGGGCTGAACTCAAAGAAGGACAATGGTATATTAGCGGAACCAAACGATTTCAAACTATGGCTTGCGGCTTAAATGGGGATCCGGCTGCGATACTTTGCCTGGCCCGAACCGGTTCTCCTACAAGTGGTGCTAAGGGACTCTCATTTTTTCTTGTAGATAGCAAGCATTATGAAATAGCAGGATTAGAGAAAAAAATGGGTTTAAAAACCTCAGCAACCTGCGAAGTAGTTCTGGATAAATCTCCTGCGGAATTATTAGGACAACAGGGATATGGTTTGACTCGTTATGTAATGGGAATGCTGAATGGTGCACGTATGTCTGTAGCTGCTCAGGGAGTAGGCATTGCAACTGCTGCTTATGAAGAAGCCAGAAAATATGCAAGTGAGCGAACTCAATTCGCTAAAACTTTAGAGAAGATTCCGGTTATTCATAATATCTTAAATCGAATGCAAAGAGAAATTGCAGGTATGAGAAGTCTAATGTTAGAAGCAGCCAGAACAGTAGATTTGTATGCCTGGCGAAGCTTACGTGGAAAATCCGAAGGAAGAGACGAGAAAGAATTAAGAAAAGATTCTCATATTCAATTCTGGAATTCTATATCCTCAACCATTACACCCTTAGCAAAGTATTATAATGCTGAAATGGCGAATACGATCTGTTATGATGCTATCCAAATCTTTGGAGGTGCCGGCTTTTGTGAAGATTATGAGGTGGCACGACTATACCGGGATGTTCGTATTGCTACCATCTGGGATGGAACATCACAGATCCAGGTAAATGCAGCCATAGGTGCAGTTCAAACCGGCCTGAGTGGTAAAGGTCCTTTTAGCCAGTATTTACAGGATAAATTAAATAAAATAAAGCCCTCAATCGAGTTGCTGGAAATTTTTAAAAATTGCAAGTATCTTGCGGAACTCTATAAGAAATTAGAACCAGAGAAAAGGGAAATTTCTAGTGAATATCTCATTCTCTCTGTCAGTCGCTTTCTCATAGGTTTGTTATACGAAGAGCAGGAAACAAAACTTGACTCAGAAGAAATTCTCGAAACGCGTAGAGCCTGGAGAAAAGAATTTAATATTGAAACCCTGGCAAAAGTTGAATCTTTTTTACGTATTATGAACTACTCTATTGGTTCTTAG